From [Clostridium] symbiosum, a single genomic window includes:
- a CDS encoding S8 family peptidase, which yields MPCTENPASESIADFIQRFYVFSPLSILEGEDLCFDFVNNQFVIIYRPLSEVEPISTERMGYDAIPSLYTLLDSTNMESAGILKTFDQPQLAFKGRGTLIGIIDTGIDYQNPLFRNPDGSTRIVGIWDQSIEGPGIETGDIVEDIRYGTAYTEEQINEALRSENPLSIVPSVDTNGHGTFMAAIAGGNQVPAKNFTGAAPECRFAIVKLKPAKKYLRDFYMITEDAIAFQENDIMLGIKYLRILARTYLLPLTTVLGLGTNTGSHSGSSPLARFLNDTSNNVGQISVVAGGNETGLGHHFLGHISSEEEFEEVELRVGANEPGFTMELWARESELYSISFISPTGEQIPRVPNTSPVEHRLTFLLEDTVIYLSYSGAESATGSQLILMRFQSPTPGIWKIRVHNALVIQGEYHIWLPAAGLISNNTFFLRPDPNTIITDPGNSAVVITAAAYNHRNNSIYIHSSRGYTRNGAIKPDLAAPGVSVNVPGNLTATGTSVAAAHMAGAAANLLSWAITGNNDLTINTTSAKSMLIRGARRNPNFIYPNREWGYGMLDLYNSFLQLRL from the coding sequence ATGCCGTGCACTGAAAATCCTGCATCCGAATCCATTGCCGATTTTATTCAGCGTTTCTATGTATTCTCTCCTCTTTCCATCCTGGAAGGTGAAGATTTATGTTTTGATTTTGTCAATAACCAGTTTGTTATTATCTACCGTCCGCTCTCTGAAGTGGAACCGATATCCACCGAGAGGATGGGATACGACGCGATCCCAAGCCTTTATACCCTGCTGGATTCCACCAATATGGAGAGCGCCGGTATTTTAAAGACCTTTGATCAGCCGCAGCTTGCGTTCAAGGGGCGCGGAACATTGATTGGCATTATCGATACCGGAATTGATTATCAAAATCCACTTTTCAGAAATCCCGACGGTTCTACAAGAATCGTTGGAATCTGGGATCAGTCAATAGAAGGCCCCGGAATTGAGACCGGCGATATTGTAGAAGATATACGCTATGGAACCGCATACACGGAAGAACAGATTAATGAAGCTTTGAGAAGCGAGAATCCGCTCTCGATCGTCCCCTCGGTAGACACCAACGGCCACGGGACGTTTATGGCGGCCATAGCCGGCGGCAATCAGGTTCCCGCTAAAAATTTTACCGGAGCCGCGCCCGAATGCAGATTTGCAATCGTAAAACTGAAACCGGCAAAAAAATATCTCAGAGATTTTTACATGATCACCGAGGATGCCATCGCTTTTCAGGAAAACGACATTATGCTCGGCATTAAATACCTGAGAATTCTGGCCAGAACTTATCTTCTTCCGCTTACTACGGTCCTGGGGCTTGGAACCAACACGGGAAGCCACAGCGGATCCTCCCCTCTGGCGCGTTTCTTAAATGACACCAGCAACAACGTGGGCCAAATCAGCGTTGTGGCAGGAGGCAATGAAACCGGTCTGGGCCATCACTTTCTCGGCCATATCTCTTCCGAAGAGGAATTTGAGGAGGTGGAGCTGCGAGTAGGCGCCAATGAACCCGGTTTTACCATGGAACTGTGGGCCAGAGAATCCGAACTGTATTCCATTTCCTTTATTTCCCCGACCGGGGAACAGATTCCACGGGTTCCGAATACTTCGCCCGTAGAACACCGGCTCACCTTTCTTCTGGAAGACACGGTCATCTACTTAAGTTACAGCGGGGCGGAAAGCGCAACCGGCAGTCAGCTCATCCTGATGCGTTTTCAGTCTCCCACACCGGGTATCTGGAAAATCAGGGTTCACAATGCCCTGGTTATCCAGGGGGAATACCATATCTGGCTCCCGGCCGCAGGTCTTATTTCGAATAACACCTTTTTCCTGCGCCCCGATCCCAACACGATTATCACCGATCCGGGAAATTCGGCCGTCGTCATCACCGCAGCCGCCTATAACCACCGTAACAACAGCATCTACATTCATTCCAGCAGAGGTTATACGCGAAACGGCGCAATTAAACCCGACCTTGCCGCACCGGGAGTAAGCGTCAACGTTCCCGGCAACCTGACGGCAACCGGCACCTCCGTCGCAGCGGCCCATATGGCAGGCGCGGCAGCCAACCTTCTTTCATGGGCCATCACGGGCAATAATGATCTCACGATCAACACCACCTCGGCCAAATCCATGCTGATCCGCGGCGCACGCCGGAATCCCAATTTCATTTACCCGAACAGGGAATGGGGATATGGGATGCTGGATCTCTATAATTCGTTCCTGCAGTTGAGGCTGTAG
- the clpX gene encoding ATP-dependent Clp protease ATP-binding subunit ClpX, whose amino-acid sequence MEDREKDKLEESMSTEHDNGTSQDVENSVNRETVPGKENHSDSDDDYEKICYVCRRPESKAGTMITMPGGMNFCHDCMQKAFDSVTQSGFDFSKLQNMPYMNMNLNDLPNMDGLNMEIPKKNKVKKKKEEEKQKADFSIRDIPAPHVIKSRLDEYVIGQEKAKKVISVAVYNHYKRVLLQNGTPKEDGEEKDVLIEKSNILMLGPTGSGKTYLVKTLARLLDVPLAIADATSLTEAGYIGDDIESVVSKLLSAADNDVEKAEHGIIFIDEIDKIAKKKNITNRDVSGESVQQELLKLLEGSQVEVPVGSNQKNALTPMTTVDTNNILFICGGAFPDLEGIIKERLTKSTTMGFMGELRDKYESDPNILSKVTTEDLRAFGMIPEFLGRLPIVVTLQALTKELMVQVLKEPKNAILKQYIKLLELDEVKLVFEDEALEWIAEEALKKETGARALRAIIEEFMLDIMYEIPKDSNIGSVVITRAYLEKSGGPMIEMRG is encoded by the coding sequence TTGGAAGACAGAGAAAAAGATAAATTGGAAGAGAGCATGTCCACGGAACATGATAACGGTACGTCGCAGGATGTGGAAAACAGCGTAAACCGGGAGACGGTTCCGGGAAAAGAGAACCATTCCGACAGCGACGACGATTATGAGAAAATCTGCTACGTGTGCCGCCGGCCGGAGAGCAAGGCGGGAACCATGATCACAATGCCGGGCGGGATGAATTTCTGCCACGACTGCATGCAGAAAGCATTTGATTCCGTAACACAGAGCGGATTTGACTTCAGCAAGCTGCAGAATATGCCGTATATGAACATGAACCTCAACGATCTTCCGAACATGGACGGCCTTAATATGGAGATTCCCAAAAAGAATAAGGTGAAGAAGAAAAAAGAAGAAGAAAAGCAGAAAGCGGATTTCAGCATCCGCGATATTCCGGCTCCCCATGTGATTAAATCACGCCTTGACGAGTACGTAATAGGCCAGGAGAAGGCAAAAAAAGTGATTTCCGTGGCCGTCTACAACCATTACAAGCGCGTTCTTCTGCAGAACGGCACACCGAAAGAGGATGGGGAAGAAAAGGATGTCCTGATTGAGAAGTCCAATATCCTGATGCTGGGACCTACCGGAAGCGGCAAGACATACCTGGTAAAGACGCTGGCCCGCCTTCTGGATGTGCCGCTCGCCATTGCCGACGCCACGTCACTTACGGAGGCAGGCTATATCGGCGACGATATTGAAAGTGTGGTTTCCAAGCTTCTCTCGGCGGCGGACAACGATGTGGAGAAAGCGGAACACGGCATTATCTTTATCGATGAGATCGACAAAATTGCGAAAAAGAAGAATATTACCAACCGTGACGTCAGCGGAGAATCGGTACAGCAGGAACTTCTGAAACTTCTGGAGGGGAGCCAGGTGGAGGTACCGGTGGGCTCGAACCAGAAGAATGCCCTGACGCCGATGACGACGGTCGATACGAACAATATCCTGTTTATCTGCGGCGGAGCATTCCCGGATTTGGAAGGGATTATCAAGGAACGTCTGACAAAATCCACGACGATGGGATTTATGGGAGAGCTTCGCGATAAATATGAATCGGATCCGAACATACTCTCCAAGGTGACGACGGAAGATCTGCGCGCGTTTGGAATGATTCCCGAGTTCCTCGGCCGTCTTCCTATCGTGGTGACGCTGCAGGCGCTCACAAAGGAGCTGATGGTCCAGGTCCTGAAAGAGCCGAAGAATGCAATCCTTAAGCAGTATATTAAGCTCCTGGAGCTGGATGAGGTGAAGCTTGTATTTGAGGATGAGGCGCTGGAGTGGATTGCAGAGGAAGCGCTTAAGAAGGAAACGGGAGCCCGCGCACTCAGAGCGATTATCGAGGAATTTATGCTCGACATCATGTATGAGATTCCGAAGGACTCCAATATCGGCTCGGTTGTTATAACGCGGGCCTATCTGGAAAAGAGCGGCGGGCCTATGATTGAAATGAGAGGATAA
- a CDS encoding transglutaminase-like domain-containing protein produces the protein MMEENRAKSLAALTAPLPEDIEKLKWHGDFNRALRLIEARLKKDLPEMLKERLRLEREIISRLPLQYPYTTEQAMEIAVEKVGEFTAEELEALIDDNAIDWMFIEGERRIKDDFFDNLVKTREDIRDRVYDKSLLEDGIQEGILRDKTVKKMKESGGLACYFHIRTTMKLREDAAEQGKKIRVYLPIPLEYSQVRNFRLLYTSMEPLCIAPPLWPQRTVCFEAEAGKDHCFSIEYEFENHMPYIALDKSYAGGGKADGEKTHPDKSRLKDWLGEQIPQIRFTPFLKSLAGEITGEETNLLRKAKLIYDYITSHVNYSFVRSYFTITDIPGYAASGQKGDCGIQALLFITLCRIAGIPARWQAGLYASPRDIGCHDWAQFYIEPYGWLYADCSFGGGAYRDGKEERREFYFGNLDPFRIPMNSEFGWQFMPPMRWHGSDPYDNQMGEAEYEDRALVYGEFETLQEIVEIREL, from the coding sequence ATGATGGAAGAAAACAGAGCGAAAAGTCTGGCTGCGCTTACTGCGCCGCTGCCGGAGGATATAGAGAAACTGAAATGGCACGGGGATTTTAACAGAGCGCTCCGTCTGATTGAAGCACGCCTTAAAAAGGATTTGCCGGAGATGTTGAAGGAAAGGCTCAGGCTGGAACGCGAAATAATAAGCCGGCTCCCCCTGCAGTACCCATATACCACGGAGCAGGCCATGGAGATTGCGGTGGAAAAGGTCGGGGAATTTACGGCGGAGGAACTGGAAGCTCTAATTGACGACAATGCCATTGACTGGATGTTTATCGAGGGAGAGAGAAGGATTAAAGACGATTTCTTTGACAACCTCGTAAAAACAAGGGAAGATATCAGGGATCGCGTCTATGACAAGTCTCTTTTAGAGGATGGGATACAGGAAGGAATTCTCAGAGATAAAACGGTGAAAAAGATGAAAGAATCGGGAGGCCTTGCCTGCTATTTTCATATCAGGACCACGATGAAGCTCAGGGAAGATGCTGCGGAGCAGGGGAAAAAGATAAGGGTCTACCTGCCGATACCGCTTGAATATTCCCAGGTGAGAAATTTCAGGCTTCTTTACACATCGATGGAACCGCTCTGTATCGCGCCGCCGCTCTGGCCTCAGAGGACGGTCTGCTTTGAGGCGGAGGCCGGAAAGGATCACTGTTTTTCCATCGAATATGAATTCGAGAACCATATGCCCTATATAGCCCTGGATAAGTCATACGCCGGAGGCGGGAAGGCAGACGGGGAGAAGACTCACCCCGACAAAAGCAGGCTGAAAGACTGGCTGGGGGAACAGATCCCGCAGATCCGGTTTACACCGTTTCTTAAGAGCCTGGCCGGGGAGATCACAGGGGAGGAAACAAATCTGCTGCGTAAAGCGAAACTAATATATGATTACATTACTTCGCATGTGAATTATTCCTTTGTCCGCTCTTATTTTACCATAACCGACATTCCGGGATATGCGGCTTCGGGGCAGAAAGGCGACTGTGGAATCCAGGCTCTCCTGTTTATTACCCTTTGCAGGATTGCAGGTATTCCGGCCAGATGGCAGGCAGGTCTTTACGCCAGTCCGCGGGATATCGGCTGCCACGACTGGGCGCAGTTTTATATTGAACCTTACGGCTGGCTATATGCGGACTGCTCATTTGGCGGAGGTGCATACCGCGACGGTAAGGAAGAGAGAAGGGAATTCTACTTTGGGAACCTGGATCCCTTCAGGATTCCTATGAATTCAGAATTCGGCTGGCAGTTTATGCCGCCGATGAGATGGCATGGAAGCGACCCATACGACAATCAGATGGGGGAAGCAGAGTATGAGGACAGGGCGCTGGTTTACGGAGAATTTGAGACGCTCCAGGAAATAGTGGAAATCAGGGAACTGTAA
- a CDS encoding trypsin-like peptidase domain-containing protein: MYNENEHDNRQGNGLGPEHNPDNDLNYTEGAYADSNSSRRPENSYGGYHDSRYMGNAGGSDGRYSGNTGGPDRSYIPQEPNRGHRKSGRMAKRFAGIAAAGILFGCVAGGTMAGVNILAGRMTQETVQSSEAAAPSTQATAEQPTAAAVPVSTGNDVSAIVDKAMPSVVAINNKMIYTQEDWFFGKQSYEVPSSGSGIIAGQNDSELLIVTNNHVVEGSEELSVTFIDNTTVKAAVKGTDSDSDLAVIAVNLSDIPEETRGKIQPATLGDSDTLKLGQGVVAIGNALGQGQSVTVGYVSALNKEVTIGGVDRTLLQVDAAINPGNSGGALLNMQGEVIGINAAKYADTDVEGIGYAIPISFAKDIIDDLMTKTTKITVDEDQQGYLGIQLQNIDSRMAQAYGMPEGIYVYKIVEGGAAANSDLRERDIITKFDGETVKTGDELQKMLTYYKGGSNVTLTVQSLENGAYVERQVQITLGFKKDSQKQEVQQN, translated from the coding sequence ATGTATAATGAAAATGAACATGACAATCGCCAGGGCAATGGTTTGGGTCCGGAACACAATCCTGACAATGATTTAAATTATACGGAAGGAGCTTATGCCGACAGTAATTCTTCCAGGAGGCCGGAGAACAGTTACGGAGGCTACCACGATTCCAGATATATGGGAAATGCCGGAGGTTCTGATGGAAGGTATTCTGGAAATACCGGAGGTCCTGACAGGAGCTATATTCCTCAGGAACCAAACCGCGGTCACAGAAAAAGCGGCCGTATGGCAAAGCGGTTCGCAGGGATTGCGGCGGCGGGAATCCTTTTCGGCTGTGTGGCCGGAGGGACGATGGCGGGTGTGAATATCCTGGCCGGGCGCATGACGCAGGAGACGGTGCAGAGCAGCGAGGCGGCCGCTCCTTCGACACAGGCTACGGCGGAACAGCCAACAGCAGCGGCAGTGCCTGTGTCCACGGGCAATGATGTGTCGGCAATTGTTGACAAGGCAATGCCGTCCGTCGTAGCCATTAATAATAAGATGATCTACACACAGGAAGACTGGTTTTTCGGAAAACAGTCCTACGAGGTGCCGAGCAGCGGTTCCGGTATCATAGCGGGCCAGAATGATTCGGAACTTCTGATTGTGACGAACAATCACGTGGTAGAAGGTTCAGAGGAGCTTTCCGTTACATTTATCGATAATACAACGGTGAAAGCAGCGGTCAAGGGTACGGATTCCGATTCGGACCTGGCGGTAATCGCGGTCAACCTTTCCGACATTCCGGAGGAGACAAGGGGCAAAATCCAGCCGGCCACACTGGGCGATTCCGATACACTGAAACTGGGCCAGGGAGTTGTTGCCATCGGCAATGCACTCGGCCAGGGCCAGTCCGTGACGGTAGGTTATGTAAGCGCACTGAATAAAGAAGTAACCATCGGCGGAGTGGACAGGACGCTCCTTCAGGTGGATGCGGCTATCAACCCCGGCAACAGCGGCGGAGCGCTCCTTAACATGCAGGGCGAGGTGATTGGCATCAACGCCGCCAAATATGCGGATACGGATGTTGAGGGTATCGGTTATGCCATTCCAATTTCTTTTGCAAAGGACATCATTGACGACCTGATGACAAAGACGACCAAGATCACAGTGGATGAGGATCAGCAGGGGTACCTGGGAATCCAGCTTCAGAATATCGACAGCAGAATGGCACAGGCATATGGAATGCCGGAAGGAATCTATGTGTATAAGATTGTGGAGGGCGGAGCTGCGGCCAATTCCGACCTGCGTGAGCGCGATATCATCACAAAATTTGACGGTGAGACGGTTAAGACGGGAGACGAGCTTCAGAAGATGCTGACCTACTACAAGGGCGGCTCCAATGTAACTCTTACGGTACAGAGCCTGGAAAACGGAGCCTATGTTGAACGGCAGGTACAGATTACACTGGGCTTCAAAAAAGACAGCCAGAAACAGGAAGTACAGCAGAACTAA
- a CDS encoding class I SAM-dependent rRNA methyltransferase, translating to MNEQAVVHIKKGEARSLKAGGMWIYDNEIERIEGEFENGDMVRVLDFDGYVLGTGFINTRSKLTVRMMSRRKDTVIDNAFIEMRVRNAWEYRKATVDTSSCRIIFGEADFLPGIVVDKFTDVLVVESLALGIDRLKPIILDILKKVLLEDGIRIRGIYERSDAKVRLQEGMERYKGFIGEPFDTRVEIEENGVRYYVDVKDGQKTGFFLDQKYNRLAIQKLCKGKRVLDCFTHTGSFALNAAVSGAKEVLGVDASELGIAQARENAELNGVSKTASFLCADVFELLPELEQKGEKFDVVILDPPAFTKSRNSIKNAVKGYREINMRGLKLVKDGGFLATCSCSHFMNPELFTKTIREAATSVHKRLRQVEYRTQAADHPILWSGDESSYYLKFYIFQVCDEK from the coding sequence ATGAATGAACAGGCAGTAGTCCATATAAAAAAAGGTGAAGCCCGTTCCCTGAAGGCAGGCGGAATGTGGATTTATGATAATGAAATAGAACGGATTGAGGGAGAGTTTGAAAACGGGGACATGGTAAGAGTGCTGGACTTTGACGGTTATGTCCTGGGAACCGGTTTTATTAACACCCGCTCCAAGCTGACCGTCCGCATGATGTCGCGCAGGAAAGATACGGTGATTGACAATGCATTTATCGAGATGCGTGTCAGAAATGCCTGGGAATACAGGAAAGCCACGGTGGACACCTCCAGCTGCCGCATTATTTTCGGTGAGGCCGATTTCCTGCCGGGTATCGTGGTTGATAAATTTACCGATGTCCTCGTTGTGGAATCACTGGCGCTCGGCATCGACCGCTTAAAACCCATCATCCTGGACATCCTCAAAAAAGTGCTTCTGGAAGACGGAATCCGCATCCGGGGCATCTATGAACGCAGTGACGCCAAGGTACGGCTTCAGGAGGGTATGGAACGGTATAAGGGATTTATCGGAGAACCGTTCGACACCCGCGTGGAGATTGAAGAAAATGGGGTGCGCTACTATGTCGATGTGAAAGACGGACAGAAGACCGGTTTTTTCCTGGATCAGAAATATAACCGTCTGGCCATCCAGAAACTCTGCAAGGGAAAACGTGTCCTGGACTGTTTCACCCACACCGGCTCCTTTGCCTTAAATGCAGCGGTCTCGGGAGCCAAAGAGGTCCTTGGTGTGGATGCCTCAGAGCTGGGAATCGCACAGGCGAGGGAGAATGCCGAATTAAACGGCGTATCCAAAACCGCCTCCTTCCTCTGCGCCGATGTGTTTGAACTCTTACCTGAGCTGGAACAAAAGGGGGAAAAGTTTGACGTGGTTATTCTGGATCCTCCCGCCTTCACGAAATCCAGAAATTCCATCAAGAATGCGGTCAAGGGATACCGGGAAATCAATATGAGAGGACTCAAACTGGTAAAAGACGGAGGATTCCTCGCTACCTGCTCCTGCTCCCACTTCATGAATCCGGAGCTTTTTACAAAAACCATCCGGGAGGCCGCCACAAGCGTCCACAAACGTCTCCGCCAGGTGGAATATCGGACACAGGCGGCAGACCATCCGATTCTCTGGTCCGGCGATGAATCCTCCTATTATCTGAAGTTTTACATTTTTCAGGTGTGTGACGAAAAATAA
- a CDS encoding LCP family protein — protein MGYDDEVDRSRNRKSRARQPVKRTGDREIEQRKHREPGYSQPGLNLITDTFTDGGSRRPNYDRPNYDRPNHERPNRGKPSQEQESRKKSRGRKEAPQEKDKGRRRGEPEKGGGIYNTPARKKAKKRKRKIVIILFEVLILLSVIAFAAYSYVDKRLSGMSRLQWNPDEIKNIEISQEKQEQMKGYWTIAVFGVDSRNSSVGKGNNSDVNMICNINMDTGEIKLVSVFRDTYLNISDKNSYNKINAAYLQGGPEQAVKALNKNLDLDIDDYATFNWKAVADAINILGGIDVEISKAELYYINAFITETVKATGVYSVHLKKTGMNHLDGVQAVAYGRLRLMDTDYARTERQRKVITLAFEKFKKADWSTINNVIQTIYPQVSTSIQLSDLLSVARTLPKFHMSDTIGFPSARGEAKMGKKGDCVIPQTLEKNVIELHKFLFGDENYVPTDTVKSISRKIISDTGLAKEAKPAGDMGTGGGQVPKTTAADETKETKEHGSDITIESGESEHGTHGMDESSSSGYYPGRPTEAETDSQGNMIFPSRENESNPSRPSERLMETETGSVMRPGTTEESTHPGTEGMGGYYPGGGNGNHNAPGSETSPGYNNAPGGGASNSQNQNQAPGSNTDTGVILPPGTGTGSGNGSNYNTPGSNNSGNNVEYSGPPGY, from the coding sequence ATGGGATATGATGACGAGGTGGACCGCTCCAGAAACAGGAAGAGCCGGGCCAGACAGCCTGTCAAACGGACGGGGGACAGGGAAATTGAACAGAGAAAACACAGAGAGCCTGGGTATTCACAGCCTGGGCTTAACCTGATCACAGATACATTTACGGACGGAGGCAGCCGCAGGCCGAACTATGACAGGCCGAATTACGACAGGCCGAATCATGAGAGGCCAAACCGCGGCAAGCCGAGTCAGGAGCAGGAAAGCCGGAAAAAAAGCCGCGGCCGGAAAGAGGCACCGCAGGAAAAAGATAAGGGAAGACGCCGCGGTGAGCCGGAAAAGGGCGGAGGAATTTATAATACTCCTGCCAGGAAAAAAGCGAAGAAGCGGAAAAGAAAGATTGTTATTATTCTCTTTGAAGTACTGATCCTCCTGAGCGTCATTGCCTTTGCCGCATATTCCTATGTGGACAAGCGGCTAAGCGGCATGTCGAGGCTTCAGTGGAATCCGGACGAGATTAAAAATATTGAAATCTCACAGGAAAAGCAGGAGCAGATGAAGGGGTACTGGACGATTGCCGTCTTCGGCGTTGACAGCCGTAATTCATCGGTGGGTAAGGGAAACAACTCGGATGTAAACATGATCTGCAATATTAACATGGATACGGGTGAGATTAAGCTGGTTTCCGTTTTCCGTGATACGTACCTCAACATCAGTGACAAAAATTCATACAATAAAATCAACGCGGCATACCTGCAGGGCGGACCTGAGCAGGCTGTAAAGGCTCTGAACAAGAACCTGGATCTGGATATAGACGATTACGCTACATTTAACTGGAAGGCGGTGGCGGATGCCATCAATATCCTGGGTGGTATCGATGTGGAGATAAGTAAGGCGGAACTTTACTATATTAATGCCTTCATCACCGAGACGGTCAAGGCGACGGGAGTTTATTCCGTCCATCTGAAGAAGACGGGAATGAACCATCTGGACGGTGTCCAGGCCGTGGCCTACGGAAGACTCCGCCTCATGGATACGGATTATGCCAGAACGGAACGGCAGAGGAAGGTTATTACCCTTGCATTTGAGAAGTTTAAAAAAGCCGACTGGTCTACAATCAACAATGTCATACAGACCATATATCCGCAGGTTTCGACCAGTATTCAGCTTAGTGACCTGCTTTCGGTAGCCAGGACATTGCCAAAGTTCCATATGAGCGATACCATCGGATTTCCCAGCGCCAGAGGGGAAGCCAAGATGGGGAAAAAGGGAGACTGCGTCATCCCGCAGACTCTTGAGAAAAATGTAATCGAACTCCATAAGTTCCTGTTTGGCGATGAGAACTATGTGCCAACGGATACGGTAAAGAGCATCAGCAGGAAAATTATTTCCGATACGGGCCTTGCGAAGGAGGCCAAGCCTGCCGGTGACATGGGAACGGGCGGCGGCCAGGTTCCGAAAACGACGGCGGCGGATGAGACGAAAGAGACAAAGGAACATGGAAGCGATATTACAATTGAATCCGGGGAGAGTGAGCACGGCACCCACGGAATGGACGAATCGTCATCCTCGGGATATTACCCGGGCAGGCCTACGGAGGCTGAAACGGATTCCCAGGGAAATATGATATTCCCGTCAAGGGAGAATGAGAGCAATCCGTCAAGACCCTCGGAAAGGCTTATGGAGACAGAGACAGGAAGCGTTATGAGGCCGGGAACGACGGAAGAAAGCACACATCCGGGCACGGAGGGCATGGGCGGTTACTACCCGGGAGGCGGCAACGGCAATCATAATGCGCCGGGAAGCGAAACGTCACCGGGCTACAATAATGCGCCGGGAGGTGGAGCGTCCAACTCCCAGAACCAGAATCAGGCGCCGGGAAGCAATACGGACACGGGTGTGATTCTGCCGCCGGGAACGGGCACGGGAAGTGGAAACGGCAGCAATTATAACACACCGGGTTCGAACAATTCCGGGAACAACGTGGAATATTCGGGCCCGCCGGGATATTAG
- a CDS encoding undecaprenyl-phosphate glucose phosphotransferase produces MIKDNQKRLNNFHVVLDAIVILLSYALAWYIQIGNPWFGVTPHNKQVMAVVYLMTAVVIVPFYLILYAFFHLYTPKRVQGRRLELANILKANTIGLLIISLFLFALRKNPYFINFSGSMLVVFFVINVISEVLVRNILRKALRSMRSKGYNQKHLLLVGYSRAAEGFIDRVNANPEWGYKVRGILDDHEEWGREYKDVRVIGKTTDLDTILELNTLDEIAITLSIKEYGDLERIVAVCEKSGVHTKFIPDYHNFIPTKPFMEDLQGLPVIHIRHVPLTSLMNATVKRSVDIFGALVALVLFSPFMLLTVIGIKITSPGPVIFSQERVGLHNKPFKMYKFRSMTVQPAVKEKSQWTTPGDPRVTSIGRFIRKTSIDEMPQLFNVLKGDMSLVGPRPERPFFVEKFKEEIPRYMIKHQVRPGMTGWAQVNGYRGDTSITKRIEHDLYYIENWTLGFDFKILFLTFFKGFINKNAY; encoded by the coding sequence ATGATAAAAGATAATCAGAAACGTCTGAATAATTTCCATGTGGTATTGGATGCCATTGTAATACTGCTTTCCTATGCCCTGGCTTGGTATATTCAGATTGGAAATCCATGGTTTGGTGTGACGCCTCACAATAAACAGGTAATGGCGGTCGTATACCTGATGACTGCCGTGGTTATTGTGCCGTTTTATCTGATACTCTATGCTTTTTTTCATTTATATACACCGAAGCGGGTGCAGGGGCGCAGGCTTGAGCTGGCGAATATTCTGAAAGCCAACACAATCGGCCTTCTGATCATTTCACTGTTCCTGTTCGCCCTCAGGAAAAACCCATATTTTATAAACTTTTCCGGCTCCATGCTGGTAGTCTTCTTTGTAATCAATGTAATCAGCGAAGTCCTGGTCAGGAATATTCTGCGCAAGGCGCTTCGTTCCATGCGTTCGAAGGGATACAACCAGAAGCATCTTCTCCTTGTGGGGTACAGCCGCGCGGCCGAGGGATTTATCGACCGGGTGAATGCAAACCCCGAGTGGGGGTACAAGGTCAGGGGAATTCTGGACGATCACGAGGAATGGGGCAGGGAATATAAGGATGTGCGGGTCATTGGTAAGACAACTGATTTGGATACAATTCTTGAACTTAATACCCTGGACGAGATTGCCATCACGCTGAGCATCAAAGAGTACGGTGATTTGGAGAGAATTGTGGCCGTTTGTGAGAAATCAGGCGTTCATACGAAATTTATCCCGGATTACCACAACTTTATTCCGACAAAACCGTTTATGGAGGATCTTCAGGGCCTTCCCGTCATCCATATCCGCCATGTCCCGCTGACCAGTCTGATGAATGCGACGGTAAAGCGGAGTGTGGATATTTTCGGAGCGCTGGTGGCCCTGGTTTTATTCTCACCGTTTATGCTTCTGACCGTAATCGGGATCAAGATAACATCCCCGGGACCGGTTATTTTCAGCCAGGAGCGCGTCGGACTTCACAATAAACCTTTTAAGATGTATAAATTCCGCTCGATGACGGTTCAGCCCGCGGTCAAGGAAAAAAGCCAGTGGACAACGCCGGGGGATCCGAGGGTTACCTCCATCGGCCGGTTTATCAGAAAGACAAGCATCGATGAGATGCCACAGCTGTTTAATGTCCTCAAAGGCGATATGAGCCTTGTCGGACCAAGGCCTGAGCGGCCGTTCTTTGTGGAGAAGTTTAAAGAGGAAATCCCGCGGTATATGATTAAGCACCAGGTAAGGCCGGGAATGACCGGCTGGGCTCAGGTCAACGGATACAGGGGAGATACTTCGATTACGAAAAGAATTGAACACGATCTCTACTATATTGAGAACTGGACCCTGGGATTTGATTTTAAAATTTTATTCCTGACATTCTTTAAGGGATTTATCAACAAGAATGCATATTAG